A stretch of Desulfatiglans sp. DNA encodes these proteins:
- a CDS encoding twin-arginine translocation signal domain-containing protein, protein MAEIKEINRRDFIQNVSTGAAGIAFASLLSTLAASSPALAQQPDYYKKMDMSKLGNKLREPNVVEFKPWKSIHDTITSPMITAWGSGDIPESKLAIGFAYITQPDSLGGSTHSHDDHDQWIFLIGGDGKNFLEFDADCEMLLGDKVRKINYSCYFFIPKGTPHCPLVIKRVGKPIVFIDARVNG, encoded by the coding sequence ATGGCCGAGATTAAAGAAATTAACAGACGGGATTTTATTCAGAATGTATCAACCGGGGCAGCAGGAATAGCCTTTGCCAGTCTGCTCTCTACACTGGCTGCATCCTCACCGGCCCTGGCCCAGCAGCCGGATTACTACAAAAAGATGGATATGAGCAAACTGGGTAATAAATTAAGGGAACCCAATGTGGTGGAATTCAAACCCTGGAAGTCAATACATGATACAATCACCTCTCCAATGATTACGGCCTGGGGTTCAGGGGATATCCCTGAATCAAAGCTTGCCATTGGTTTTGCATATATTACCCAGCCTGATTCCCTGGGCGGCAGCACCCATTCACATGATGATCATGACCAGTGGATATTCCTGATTGGCGGAGACGGGAAAAACTTCCTTGAGTTTGATGCGGACTGTGAGATGCTGCTGGGTGACAAGGTGAGAAAGATCAACTACTCCTGTTATTTCTTTATACCAAAGGGCACGCCCCATTGCCCTCTGGTCATTAAACGGGTGGGTAAACCAATTGTTTTTATAGATGCAAGGGTCAATGGATAA
- a CDS encoding 4Fe-4S binding protein, whose translation METVIYYFTGSGNSLKIAKELALRLTNTKIIRITKRLIDSEKITVSATTGIIFPVYVSGLPIIIEEFVNRFNIPDNTYLFAIANFGESAGISLIQLDDLLKKKGKGLSAAFEILMPDNTQILFPPGTKAEQDACLNAQAEMIPDAASIIADSRIHRDLIDDARRSGKSGPHIFKPAEMAKEFYTDNKCNSCGICMKVCPMENISLTDNKPLWGGHCEMCLACMQWCPNQAIQFGQKSSKWGRYTNPFIDLKEMFING comes from the coding sequence ATGGAGACTGTGATCTATTATTTCACCGGGAGCGGCAACTCGCTAAAAATAGCAAAGGAGCTTGCCCTTAGGCTTACTAATACAAAAATTATCAGGATCACAAAGCGGCTTATTGATTCCGAAAAGATCACAGTTTCCGCCACCACAGGGATTATATTTCCTGTTTATGTAAGCGGTCTTCCAATAATAATAGAAGAGTTTGTGAACAGGTTTAATATACCTGATAATACATACCTGTTTGCTATCGCCAATTTTGGTGAATCAGCAGGCATATCCTTAATACAGCTTGATGACCTTCTCAAGAAAAAAGGCAAAGGGCTCTCTGCCGCCTTTGAGATACTCATGCCGGACAATACCCAGATACTTTTTCCTCCGGGTACAAAAGCAGAGCAGGATGCCTGCCTGAATGCACAGGCGGAGATGATACCTGATGCAGCTTCAATAATAGCTGATAGCCGTATACATAGAGACCTGATTGATGATGCAAGGAGATCCGGGAAATCAGGGCCCCATATCTTTAAACCTGCCGAGATGGCAAAAGAATTTTACACAGATAATAAATGCAACTCATGCGGCATATGCATGAAGGTCTGCCCAATGGAAAATATCAGCCTGACCGATAATAAACCCTTATGGGGTGGCCATTGTGAGATGTGCCTTGCCTGCATGCAGTGGTGCCCGAATCAGGCCATCCAGTTCGGTCAAAAGAGCAGCAAATGGGGCAGATACACAAACCCATTTATTGATTTAAAAGAGATGTTTATTAATGGGTAA
- a CDS encoding ATP-binding cassette domain-containing protein, giving the protein MLELKNLTFTAQNTDANGRSSLRTIIDNVSYTFEKGKFYAITGPNGSGKTTLAKLIMGINEATSGSVIFEGKEITGYSITDRARAGIAYSFQNPARFKGTTCRDLLAMAAKTEDEKVIVDIITRVGICSLDFLDKPVDARLSGGEIKKIELATTIALNPRVAIYDEPDTGIDLWTIDPMVKLLKKEQKNHNTTTIVVSHNRAFLEAADVLLLIKDGKIIYRGNLKGALPLLNDFSLCSFTNVCEGEVNARCYR; this is encoded by the coding sequence ATGCTTGAACTAAAAAACCTGACCTTTACCGCTCAAAACACGGATGCAAACGGTAGATCCAGCCTTAGAACCATTATTGATAATGTCAGTTATACCTTTGAAAAGGGAAAATTCTACGCAATAACAGGCCCTAACGGCAGCGGCAAAACTACGCTTGCAAAGCTTATAATGGGGATAAATGAGGCTACATCAGGCTCAGTTATCTTTGAGGGAAAAGAGATAACAGGTTATTCAATCACTGACCGGGCACGCGCCGGGATAGCATACAGCTTTCAGAATCCTGCCAGGTTCAAGGGTACAACTTGCAGGGATCTTCTGGCAATGGCGGCCAAAACAGAGGATGAAAAGGTGATAGTTGATATCATTACAAGGGTCGGGATATGCTCCCTTGATTTTCTGGATAAACCTGTGGACGCAAGGCTTTCGGGAGGAGAGATAAAAAAGATAGAACTGGCAACAACCATAGCGCTTAACCCCAGGGTCGCGATCTATGATGAGCCTGACACAGGCATTGACCTCTGGACAATAGACCCTATGGTTAAACTGTTAAAAAAGGAACAGAAGAATCACAATACAACAACAATAGTAGTAAGCCATAACAGGGCATTCCTTGAGGCAGCTGATGTCCTGCTGCTGATAAAGGACGGCAAAATTATTTACAGGGGCAATCTTAAAGGGGCGCTGCCTCTACTGAACGATTTCAGCCTGTGCAGCTTTACAAATGTCTGCGAAGGAGAAGTAAATGCTCGATGCTATAGATAA
- a CDS encoding SufD family Fe-S cluster assembly protein has product MLDAIDKELLKKVAELEGIPKGAYNIRKNGKLLNREVSANINIETNPQGNGIIITIKPGTKNESVHIPVIVSQAGLNDVVYNNFIVGEDSDVTIVAGCGIHCGSSEKQGHEGIHEFRVGKNAKMKYVEKHVAIGSGKGKRSLNPTTKVFLEQDAYAEMELSQIGGVDSANRLNEAELGPGSSMLITERVMTDGNQI; this is encoded by the coding sequence ATGCTCGATGCTATAGATAAAGAACTGTTAAAAAAGGTAGCGGAACTTGAAGGCATACCAAAAGGCGCATACAACATCCGCAAAAACGGCAAGCTCCTGAATAGAGAGGTGTCAGCCAATATCAATATTGAGACAAATCCACAGGGTAATGGGATTATAATAACAATCAAGCCCGGCACAAAAAATGAGTCTGTCCATATACCTGTTATCGTAAGCCAGGCAGGCCTGAATGATGTAGTGTATAACAACTTTATTGTAGGTGAAGATTCAGATGTGACCATAGTTGCCGGATGCGGCATACACTGCGGCTCTTCTGAAAAACAGGGGCATGAAGGCATACACGAGTTCCGGGTAGGTAAAAATGCAAAGATGAAATATGTTGAAAAGCATGTTGCCATTGGAAGCGGAAAGGGAAAGCGCAGTCTTAACCCCACTACAAAGGTCTTTCTGGAACAGGATGCATACGCTGAGATGGAACTCTCCCAGATCGGCGGTGTTGATTCTGCAAACAGATTGAATGAAGCAGAACTGGGGCCTGGCAGCTCAATGCTGATAACTGAAAGGGTTATGACTGATGGTAACCAGATAG